A region of Phocoena phocoena chromosome 17, mPhoPho1.1, whole genome shotgun sequence DNA encodes the following proteins:
- the FAM110B gene encoding protein FAM110B, which translates to MPTESLQTGSMVKPVSPAGTFTSAVPLRILNKGPDYFRRQAEPNPKRLSAVERLEADKAKYVKSQEVINAKQEPVKPAVLAKPPVCPGAKRALGSPTLKGFGGGAKSEGGAPRETLKLEILKNILNSSEGSSAGSGHKHGARNWPAPRADAAELHRHSFAESLRVRPTPGRGSPQEGGSHVGRRPLEPAPDSFLHVSHSSSDIRKVTGAKPLKAIPCSSSAPPLPPKPKVAAPAAVRSPEAEAAEPACGVGRRPSLQRSKSDLSDRYFRVDADVERFFNYCGLDPEELETLGMENFARANSDIVSLNFRSASMISSDCEQSQDSNSDLRNDDSANDRVPYGISAIERNARIIKWLYSIKQARESQKVSHV; encoded by the coding sequence ATGCCCACGGAGAGCCTACAGACAGGTAGCATGGTGAAGCCGGTCAGCCCCGCCGGCACCTTCACGTCGGCCGTGCCCCTGCGCATCCTCAACAAGGGGCCCGACTACTTTCGCCGGCAGGCGGAGCCCAACCCCAAGCGACTCagcgccgtggagcggctggaggCCGACAAGGCCAAGTACGTCAAGAGCCAGGAGGTCATCAACGCCAAGCAGGAGCCCGTGAAGCCGGCCGTGCTGGCCAAGCCCCCCGTGTGCCCGGGCGCCAAGCGCGCGCTCGGCAGCCCCACGCTCAAGGGCTTCGGCGGCGGCGCCAAGAGCGAGGGCGGCGCGCCGCGCGAGACCCTGAAGCTCGAGATCCTCAAGAACATCCTCAACAGCTCGGAGGGCTCGAGCGCGGGCTCAGGCCACAAGCACGGCGCGCGGAACTGGCCGGCGCCGCGCGCCGACGCGGCCGAGCTGCACCGGCACTCGTTCGCCGAGTCGCTGCGCGTGCGCCCCACGCCCGGCCGCGGCAGCCCGCAGGAGGGCGGCTCGCACGTGGGCCGGCGGCCGCTCGAGCCCGCCCCCGACTCCTTCCTGCACGTGTCGCACAGCTCCTCGGACATCCGCAAGGTGACGGGCGCAAAGCCCCTGAAGGCCATCCCCTGCAGCAGCTCCGCCCCGCCGCTGCCCCCCAAGCCCAAGGTCGCCGCCCCGGCCGCGGTCAGGTCCCCCGAGGCCGAGGCGGCCGAGCCGGCCTGCGGGGTGGGCCGGAGACCCTCGCTCCAGCGGTCCAAGTCGGACCTGAGCGACAGGTACTTCCGGGTGGACGCCGACGTGGAGCGCTTCTTCAACTACTGCGGACTGGACCCCGAGGAGCTGGAAACCCTGGGCATGGAGAACTTCGCCCGCGCCAACTCCGACATCGTCTCCCTCAACTTCCGCAGCGCCAGCATGATCAGCTCGGACTGTGAACAGTCTCAGGACAGTAACAGCGACCTCAGAAACGATGACAGTGCCAACGACCGGGTGCCCTACGGCATCTCCGCGATCGAGAGAAACGCTCGCATCATCAAGTGGTTGTATAGCATCAAACAAGCCAGAGAGTCGCAGAAGGTGTCCCACGTGTAA